From the genome of Candidatus Defluviilinea proxima:
TGCCCATCAAGCAGGCCGAAGCGCATTTCCAGCACTTCACGTTCGCGGTCGGCCAGGGATGTGAGGGCACTGCGTATCTGTTCCCGGAGCATCTGACGGGCGGCCGCATCCATGGGGGAAAGCGCATCTTCATCTTCAATGAAGTCGCCGAGCGAACTAGAGTCCTCATCCCCCACCGGGCCGTCAATAGAGACCGGCTCCTCCGCAGAGCGGAGTACGCGGTCTATTTTTTGCGTGGCCGTATCCAGTTTATGTTGCAGGTCTTGCGAAAGGGGCTTCTCTTCAGAGTGTGCGCGCAAAATGGCCTGCACATCAGAAGCGGGAAGATACCCCACTTCGAGCGCGAGTTCTTCGGCGTTGGGGTCACGCCCCAATTCCTGTGTCAATTGTCTTTGCACACGCAGAATACGGGTAATAGACTCGAACAAATGCACCGGAATGCGGATCGTGCGCGCCTGCTCTGCGATCGAGCGATTAATGGACTGACGGATCCACCACGTTGCGTAGGTGCTGAATTTGAAACCTCGGCGTGGATCAAACTTGGTGACCGCACGCAACAAGCCAATATTCCCTTCCTGTATCAGGTCAAGGAAGTTAATGCCGCGCCCAAGGTATCGCTTGGCGACACTGACCACCAAACGCAGGTTCGCACTGATCAATGCCTGGTTGGCCTCGGTAGCGCGAGCCTTGACCACTTCCATTTGTGCGAGCAATTCCTGTTCATCGGGGAGATGTTGATACATCGTCCGCAGATTGGGCAGTTGATGTTTTTGGTTGATCAGGCTGAGGAGCCACGTCGCATAATTGAACGGGATCAGATAAAAGCTTAGAAAGACCGAGTAGGATTTTCGCGCAAAGTCATCCCAAAGAGGGTCGCTCCCCCATTTGCCGTTGTCCAAGAACGCACGCAAATACGAAGGCACATCCGATTGCCCGCCAGCACGCAAGGCTTGCGCTTCAGTCAACATCAATCCCAGATCGGGCGGCTCGTGATGAATGCGATCAGCATCCTCAAGCAAACGCTCCCACGAGGTATAAAGCTCAGAAAGAATCGCGTGATGAATGGACCCCGCAGGTGTAAGCCCTTTGCGGATGGGATGACGACGAAATACACTCAAGAGACGATTGGCCTCGATCATCGTTGCCAGTCGGAACTCGCTATCAGAATCAAGCAACTTGACCTGCCCGATCTCACGCAAGTACAAGCGGACAGGATCTTCCGATAATTCGGCAGCGATCTCTGGGCGCTTGATATCTAATTCATCATCTTCTAAAAGTTCTTCTTCCTGCGCAAGGGCATTGACATCTGGATCCCCCAACTCATCCCCCGTCAACACATCATCCACCAACCCATTCATTCTGATCAAGAGGCCGCTATCCCCTTTTATCTTTTTACCCGACAACTCCTCATGAGCCTGCGGTGAATGCGGCTCTTGAGGTGATGTAAGATTTTTCTTGGCCAATGCAGGTTGTTTCTTTTTTTCAGCCATAAACCCTTTATTACCTTGACGTTGTACCAAATGAATTGTTACGTAATTAGACCAGTCGCTTCATCGTCATCTTACGCGATGCCTGATCCAGATCTCGCAATAAGCGCGTATTCTGCAACGCCAGTTCTTGATAAGAAGTTGCTCGCAGGTCATCACCTTGCTGTGCTTCTTCTTGTAAGAAACGCAACTGGTTCAGGTTCTCGCCCGCGGCCACGCGCCGCAACTTGATCACACCGCGCAACAACTCTTCCATCAATTTATCTTCCATGCGCTCCACTTTTTCGGTCTCTTTCACCAACTCCAGTGAACGCGCCTGCAAAGATTCGGGCAATGCATCAACGACGAACTCGTGATGCTCCGTCTTATACTGCTCCACCGATTCGCGGATCAACCCAAACAACAACTTATGGTCAGTATAGTCGAAATCCTGCACATCCAACGCTGTCAATCCATATTCTTGCAACAGACGGTCAAGACGGTACAACATCTCAGGTTTATTGAACAAGGCACCGATAACATATTCCTCGACCTTCTTGCTGGACGAGACAGCCACCGTCACTTTAGGCGACTCTTGAACTTGTGCCTGTTGAGTGGCCCTCGGTCGCTTCACCTTCGGACTTTGAGCCTGCGTCCCGGTTAATGCGCTTTCATTTACCCGTAGCATTCGCGCCAACGCCTGACGATACGTATCGCGTTCCAATGGGTTCGGCAGATCCTCGATCAACGGAACGATCTGCGCCGCGATCTGATTCTTCACCTTCGGGTCGTTGACGTTTTGTCCTGCAACGAGCGTTTCCATCACATGCGTAACGATCGGCTTGGCGCTTTCAATGATCCGCGCCCACTCATCTCTATCGCGCGCGACAATTTCATCAGGGTCAAGCTCATCAGGGATGGATGCAACTCGCAGATCGGCCTGCAAACGAGCCTCGTTACGGAGGAGTCCGCGTGCATCGAAGGCAAGTTCACCTTCCTTATCCATCGCGGAGCGCGCTGCATCAAGCCCACGCAACACAGCTTTTTGGCCAGCCACATCTGGGTCGAGCGCAAGGACGATCTTGCGTGTGAACTTCTTGAGCAAACGTAACTGGTCTTCCGTCAACGCTGTGCCCATCGGCGAGACAACATTCTCATAGCCCGCCTGATGCAAGGCAATAACATCGAGGTATCCTTCAACGATCACGGCTTGGTCCGCAGTACGGATCGGCTTGCGCGCTCTATCCAGCCCATAGAGCAAATGTCCCTTTGAAAAGATCGGGGTCTC
Proteins encoded in this window:
- a CDS encoding sigma-70 family RNA polymerase sigma factor; the protein is MAEKKKQPALAKKNLTSPQEPHSPQAHEELSGKKIKGDSGLLIRMNGLVDDVLTGDELGDPDVNALAQEEELLEDDELDIKRPEIAAELSEDPVRLYLREIGQVKLLDSDSEFRLATMIEANRLLSVFRRHPIRKGLTPAGSIHHAILSELYTSWERLLEDADRIHHEPPDLGLMLTEAQALRAGGQSDVPSYLRAFLDNGKWGSDPLWDDFARKSYSVFLSFYLIPFNYATWLLSLINQKHQLPNLRTMYQHLPDEQELLAQMEVVKARATEANQALISANLRLVVSVAKRYLGRGINFLDLIQEGNIGLLRAVTKFDPRRGFKFSTYATWWIRQSINRSIAEQARTIRIPVHLFESITRILRVQRQLTQELGRDPNAEELALEVGYLPASDVQAILRAHSEEKPLSQDLQHKLDTATQKIDRVLRSAEEPVSIDGPVGDEDSSSLGDFIEDEDALSPMDAAARQMLREQIRSALTSLADREREVLEMRFGLLDGQDHTLEEVSRYFDVTRERIRQIEAKALRKLRHPSRSRELRDYLG
- a CDS encoding DNA primase, which produces MSTIDEIKARIDIVDLVSEAGVKLRHAGKNYTGLCPFHDNKKTPAFVVWPESGTWRCFGQCNEGGDIFKFVMKRENLDFKEAMQKLALRAGVEIKEYQRETPQQKEAFENLRKLLEDAVVFYRSHLFANEEILKYLREKRGLTDATIETFGLGYAPQGYDNALKHFTQRGYKEQDLIDSGLLTEREDGKRYDKFRHRIMIPIRDENGKMAGFGARIVDPNDIPKFLNSPETPIFSKGHLLYGLDRARKPIRTADQAVIVEGYLDVIALHQAGYENVVSPMGTALTEDQLRLLKKFTRKIVLALDPDVAGQKAVLRGLDAARSAMDKEGELAFDARGLLRNEARLQADLRVASIPDELDPDEIVARDRDEWARIIESAKPIVTHVMETLVAGQNVNDPKVKNQIAAQIVPLIEDLPNPLERDTYRQALARMLRVNESALTGTQAQSPKVKRPRATQQAQVQESPKVTVAVSSSKKVEEYVIGALFNKPEMLYRLDRLLQEYGLTALDVQDFDYTDHKLLFGLIRESVEQYKTEHHEFVVDALPESLQARSLELVKETEKVERMEDKLMEELLRGVIKLRRVAAGENLNQLRFLQEEAQQGDDLRATSYQELALQNTRLLRDLDQASRKMTMKRLV